In Sedimentibacter sp. MB31-C6, one genomic interval encodes:
- a CDS encoding DNA adenine methylase translates to MSWIGGKKALRELIVSVFPLYYERYIEVFGGGGWVLFHKPPGNDFEVYNDFNGLLTNLYRCVREKPDELIEALHFVLNSREDFDIVKNALARDSPASDVERASYFYQLIRYSYASGLTSYGSQPHDMWVNFPLIEQAHRRLSKVVIENKDFEKLIRQYDRPVSFFYADPPYYETEKYYKNVGEDGFKEEDHIRLRDTLMDIEGKFLLSYNDCEFIRNLYDAPNIQIESFTRINNIKQRYDNGAQFPEILISNYDMQERKENNPSQINIFEMNNEL, encoded by the coding sequence ATGAGTTGGATAGGCGGAAAGAAGGCTTTAAGGGAGTTAATAGTATCAGTATTCCCCCTCTATTATGAACGATATATAGAAGTGTTTGGAGGCGGAGGCTGGGTTTTATTCCATAAACCTCCTGGCAATGATTTTGAAGTATATAACGATTTTAATGGACTCTTGACTAATCTCTATCGCTGTGTAAGGGAAAAACCTGATGAGTTAATAGAGGCACTGCATTTTGTGTTAAATTCTAGGGAGGATTTTGACATAGTAAAGAATGCACTTGCAAGGGATAGTCCTGCAAGTGATGTAGAAAGAGCCTCATATTTTTATCAGCTGATTCGCTACAGCTATGCATCAGGACTTACAAGCTATGGCAGTCAGCCTCATGATATGTGGGTTAATTTCCCCTTAATTGAACAGGCACATAGAAGACTTAGTAAAGTAGTTATTGAAAATAAGGATTTTGAAAAGCTGATAAGGCAGTATGATCGCCCTGTCAGCTTTTTCTATGCAGATCCACCCTATTATGAGACAGAAAAATACTATAAGAATGTCGGTGAAGATGGATTCAAAGAAGAGGATCATATAAGGCTTCGGGACACCTTAATGGATATAGAAGGGAAGTTCCTGCTTTCCTATAATGACTGTGAGTTTATAAGAAATCTATATGATGCACCAAATATTCAGATTGAAAGCTTTACCCGTATCAATAATATTAAACAGCGTTATGACAATGGTGCCCAGTTTCCAGAAATACTTATATCAAATTATGATATGCAGGAAAGGAAGGAAAACAATCCTTCACAAATAAATATATTTGAAATGAACAATGAACTTTAA
- a CDS encoding HTH domain-containing protein, whose product MEEKFSTYIKEYHTGKEKAVSSAYLQNRLCISSRTVRRLVNQLRNDGSPICSGDKGYYYAADREELIASIRQMTSRIKEISKARRGLIKALEHFPDDSDQLKLNLDDKTEEE is encoded by the coding sequence GTGGAAGAAAAATTTTCAACCTATATAAAAGAGTATCATACAGGAAAAGAAAAGGCTGTGTCCAGTGCATATCTTCAAAATAGATTATGCATCAGCTCCAGAACTGTCAGGAGACTAGTAAACCAATTAAGAAATGACGGAAGTCCTATATGCAGCGGTGACAAGGGATACTATTATGCCGCTGACAGAGAGGAACTTATTGCAAGCATCAGGCAGATGACAAGCCGAATAAAGGAGATATCCAAAGCGAGGAGAGGGTTAATCAAGGCATTGGAACATTTCCCAGATGATAGTGACCAGCTGAAATTGAACCTTGATGATAAAACAGAGGAGGAGTGA
- a CDS encoding YodL domain-containing protein has product MSRIHLKNGRIIYYGNPAGYVEDNIATVDFIFKSEELENWIQQRKLIPKWKEGVFERLSGKDGFNFNEEELISLKKCRIWQLKTDVSPERKFIGYEELKRTFGEPDKDNYRTAYDGEIESNDLEEIYTKFNLNHPYGFTGHSLSISDVIELYDDNGSKFFYVDRFGFKEIDFESQDHGQDMNMSM; this is encoded by the coding sequence ATGAGCAGGATCCATTTAAAAAATGGGCGTATTATTTATTATGGAAATCCAGCAGGTTATGTAGAAGACAATATAGCAACTGTGGACTTCATATTTAAAAGTGAGGAATTAGAAAACTGGATTCAGCAGAGGAAACTAATACCGAAATGGAAGGAAGGAGTATTTGAAAGATTGTCAGGAAAAGATGGATTTAATTTCAATGAAGAAGAATTAATCTCACTAAAGAAATGCCGTATCTGGCAGTTAAAAACCGATGTAAGTCCAGAGAGAAAATTTATAGGATACGAAGAACTTAAAAGAACCTTTGGTGAACCTGATAAGGATAATTATAGAACTGCCTATGATGGGGAAATTGAAAGCAATGATTTGGAAGAAATCTATACAAAATTCAATTTAAATCATCCCTATGGTTTTACTGGTCACTCACTGTCTATATCTGATGTAATCGAGCTTTATGATGATAATGGCAGTAAGTTTTTTTATGTGGATAGATTTGGATTTAAAGAAATTGACTTTGAATCCCAGGATCATGGACAAGACATGAATATGAGTATGTAA
- a CDS encoding DUF6133 family protein: MKRTIRKTNDYIINKFIAIKSATSNNRGEGYIDTAIKILISVVLGALLLAGLYMLFGDVVMPTLNERITDMFNYAG; encoded by the coding sequence ATGAAAAGAACGATTAGGAAAACAAATGATTATATCATAAATAAGTTTATAGCTATAAAATCGGCAACTAGCAATAATAGGGGAGAAGGATATATTGACACAGCTATAAAAATTCTTATTTCAGTAGTTTTAGGAGCATTACTTCTTGCAGGGTTATATATGTTATTCGGTGATGTAGTTATGCCAACATTAAATGAGAGAATCACAGATATGTTCAATTATGCAGGTTAA
- a CDS encoding DUF4314 domain-containing protein, with translation MNNRNQVEKIKKMYPAGTRIELLSTMDDQQGVEKGTKGTVILVDDIGTIHMKWDNGRGLGLIPEEDNFKVLSKPQEEIKESEEHSKEQSQGMGGMSL, from the coding sequence TTGAATAATAGAAATCAAGTAGAAAAAATTAAAAAGATGTACCCTGCAGGAACAAGAATAGAGTTACTTTCAACCATGGATGATCAGCAAGGAGTTGAGAAAGGGACTAAAGGTACAGTGATTCTGGTAGATGATATAGGAACTATACACATGAAATGGGATAATGGCAGAGGCCTTGGTCTTATTCCCGAAGAAGATAATTTCAAAGTCTTATCCAAACCACAAGAAGAAATCAAAGAATCTGAAGAACACTCCAAAGAACAGTCCCAAGGGATGGGAGGTATGAGTCTATGA
- a CDS encoding S-layer homology domain-containing protein — protein sequence MKYKSKRIINILLIVCILLTNFIGFVFAAKHIFSDSIGHWAEETINILTERGVIQGYPDGLSHPDNTITRGEFSALLARTMELESKDSRSVEPAFEDIIGHFAQKDIEALVNEGIIMIEDYGNLYVPNEPISRMEIIKMLVRATVKENHDSNCTRDTGFIDEDNLTKDEVGYICLGKQYNIISGYPDRTIRPDGESTRAEAFTMLIRQEKAKEKIEADKADNKNKQEEPIDKDSNTENSPSSGGSSNYVPAPKYSFELPLTAYVDEEIEIVPMSSNVKSVKWEISKDVIPIDLISAIDGELRADGGTIKIKSAGSYTFTAIAANSRGKEIKHEQNMDIYPIVSAELKLPKTVHTDTTIEVDLEVENLGDSLVAWTVHRDGKEIEFDTNITGELTNTGGLIMFNNIGEYELKAIVTDELGKETIVSDVIKIYPVGEIKLELNKITHTDKNITLKTETKNTEDMDLVWSLTRNGEEVKVSEFIEGDISSVDSIIGFKEKGVYNLTLSAIDETGRTFTEKVSITVYPVGSAGFYLPEIFHTDDEIKIETSFKEIGNHDAEWSLIKDGKEVVLSDFVNGNLNNEGGIASFPHKGEYTLKVSFTDDGGRIYDYEQGFKVYPVPDVAYTLAEYAHTDSNVNIEVNSTELDGLEIEWLVDNTYGFQDWETYVDGNLNNSGGGIRFKRAGVYELVARITDNTGRIFLFESGDKIEVLPILDIGFELPKSAYTDSIINIRTYGNNNVIPVEWSITKDGEAISEDQAISGNLNAQGGKITFLTEGDYTLTARMTDFLERNFSYSQEVRINPVVQYSFTMPDSIHYGKEFEVSTVSENLGTNEVKWILEKLGESVNYNGELTNDGGKISISDTGEFTLTASIIDGEGRVFTHKEKITITNTAPTVTLTATPTRTVKDGKFFVDIKVTVADADGDATTLEFDGTTNDNYYSVGTHTVRVRAKDIAGAYSPWMERSFTIVNSAPTVTLTAIPTRTVKDGKFFVDIKATANDADGDATTLEYEGTTSDNYYSVGTHTVRVRAKDIAGAYSPWSEKSFTIVNSAPTVTLTATPTRTVKDGKFFVDIKATANDADGDATTLEYEGRTSDNYYSVGTHTVRVRAKDIAGAYSPWAEKSFTIANSAPTVTLTATPTRTVKDGKFFVDIKATANDADGDATTLEYEGRTSDNYYSVGTHTVRVRARDIAGAYSSWAEKSFTIANSAPTTPVITRTPSGNSVAPGTNVTITAKSTDADNDPITYVWEGRNAETQVYPLGKNTVRVKAVDSTGAESPWAAIVFFIADSNGGGGMTLTGPDSVILENGLDGATISEYTFTVPPVSGHSGSDHGRVRGYNVLTRQWDQLDYGTTSNGITFSRTLSTGVYSKLEFYYYTNHNCMYNKSNITYSVSYHFE from the coding sequence ATGAAATATAAATCAAAAAGAATAATTAATATCCTTTTAATAGTTTGTATTCTATTGACTAACTTTATAGGATTTGTTTTTGCTGCAAAACATATATTTTCAGATAGTATAGGGCATTGGGCTGAGGAAACAATTAATATTCTTACTGAAAGAGGGGTTATTCAAGGATACCCTGATGGACTATCTCACCCGGATAACACTATTACAAGGGGAGAATTTTCAGCACTTTTAGCAAGAACTATGGAGCTTGAGTCCAAAGACAGTAGGAGTGTTGAACCAGCATTTGAAGATATTATAGGACATTTTGCCCAAAAGGATATAGAGGCACTTGTTAATGAAGGAATCATTATGATAGAGGACTATGGTAACTTATATGTCCCTAACGAGCCTATCAGCCGAATGGAAATAATTAAAATGTTAGTTAGAGCGACAGTAAAAGAAAACCACGATTCAAATTGTACTCGTGATACAGGATTTATTGATGAGGATAATCTAACTAAAGATGAAGTCGGATATATTTGTCTTGGAAAACAATATAATATTATTTCAGGTTACCCAGACAGAACTATTCGTCCTGATGGTGAATCCACTCGTGCTGAAGCCTTTACAATGCTCATTAGGCAGGAAAAGGCTAAAGAAAAGATAGAGGCAGATAAAGCTGATAATAAAAACAAACAAGAAGAACCTATAGATAAGGACTCGAATACTGAGAATAGCCCATCTTCAGGAGGAAGTTCAAATTATGTTCCTGCTCCAAAATATAGCTTTGAACTTCCCCTTACAGCTTATGTTGATGAAGAAATAGAAATTGTTCCTATGAGTTCAAATGTAAAGTCAGTTAAATGGGAGATTAGTAAAGATGTTATCCCTATAGATTTGATTTCAGCTATTGACGGAGAGCTAAGGGCAGATGGCGGTACTATTAAAATTAAATCTGCTGGCAGTTATACATTTACAGCTATAGCTGCAAATAGCAGAGGGAAAGAGATTAAACATGAACAGAATATGGATATTTATCCCATAGTTTCTGCTGAACTTAAATTACCTAAAACAGTCCATACAGATACTACAATAGAAGTTGACCTAGAGGTTGAAAATTTGGGAGACAGCCTTGTAGCATGGACAGTTCACAGGGATGGTAAGGAAATAGAATTTGATACTAATATTACAGGAGAACTTACAAACACTGGTGGTCTGATAATGTTCAACAACATAGGGGAATACGAATTAAAAGCCATTGTAACTGATGAATTGGGGAAAGAAACTATAGTAAGTGATGTAATTAAAATATATCCTGTGGGGGAAATAAAGTTAGAACTTAATAAAATAACCCATACTGATAAAAATATAACCTTAAAAACAGAAACAAAAAATACAGAAGATATGGACTTAGTATGGTCTCTTACTAGGAATGGAGAAGAGGTCAAGGTTTCAGAGTTTATTGAAGGAGATATTTCGTCAGTTGACAGTATCATAGGTTTTAAAGAAAAAGGTGTATACAATTTAACTCTTTCAGCTATAGATGAGACTGGCAGAACATTTACAGAGAAGGTATCAATTACTGTATATCCCGTAGGTTCTGCTGGTTTTTATTTGCCTGAAATATTCCATACAGATGATGAAATAAAAATTGAGACATCCTTTAAGGAAATAGGAAATCATGATGCAGAGTGGTCACTTATTAAAGATGGCAAAGAAGTAGTACTTTCAGATTTTGTTAATGGCAACTTAAACAATGAAGGAGGAATAGCTTCATTTCCTCATAAAGGTGAATATACTCTGAAAGTTTCCTTCACTGATGATGGAGGAAGAATATATGACTATGAGCAAGGTTTTAAAGTTTATCCTGTGCCAGATGTGGCTTATACACTAGCTGAATATGCCCATACCGACAGCAATGTTAATATCGAGGTAAACAGCACAGAGCTTGATGGACTGGAAATCGAATGGCTTGTAGATAATACCTATGGTTTTCAAGATTGGGAAACTTATGTAGATGGAAATCTAAATAATTCAGGTGGAGGTATCAGGTTTAAAAGGGCAGGTGTTTACGAACTTGTTGCTAGAATCACTGATAATACTGGCAGAATATTTCTCTTTGAATCAGGAGATAAAATAGAAGTTTTACCTATATTAGATATAGGATTTGAACTTCCTAAATCAGCTTATACGGACAGCATAATCAATATTAGAACCTATGGAAATAATAATGTAATTCCAGTGGAATGGAGCATCACTAAAGATGGCGAGGCTATATCTGAAGATCAAGCAATCTCTGGAAACTTAAATGCACAAGGGGGCAAAATTACTTTCCTTACAGAAGGAGATTATACATTGACTGCAAGAATGACAGACTTCCTAGAGAGAAATTTTTCATATAGTCAAGAGGTAAGAATAAATCCTGTAGTTCAATATAGTTTTACCATGCCTGATTCCATTCATTATGGAAAGGAATTTGAAGTAAGTACAGTTTCTGAAAATCTTGGAACTAATGAAGTTAAGTGGATATTAGAAAAATTAGGTGAGTCGGTAAATTACAATGGTGAACTTACAAATGACGGTGGGAAAATATCAATATCAGATACTGGAGAATTTACTCTTACGGCCTCAATCATAGATGGTGAAGGAAGAGTATTTACTCACAAAGAAAAAATTACTATTACCAATACTGCGCCAACAGTAACATTAACAGCCACACCAACAAGAACTGTTAAGGATGGCAAGTTCTTTGTTGATATTAAGGTAACAGTTGCTGATGCAGACGGAGATGCAACCACCTTGGAATTTGATGGAACAACCAATGACAACTATTATTCAGTAGGCACACATACGGTTCGTGTCCGAGCAAAGGATATAGCTGGAGCTTATTCTCCTTGGATGGAAAGGAGCTTTACAATAGTAAATTCAGCACCAACAGTAACATTAACAGCCATACCAACAAGAACTGTTAAGGATGGTAAATTTTTCGTTGATATAAAGGCAACAGCCAATGATGCAGATGGAGATGCAACTACCTTGGAATATGAGGGAACAACCAGTGATAACTATTATTCAGTGGGTACGCATACAGTTCGTGTCCGAGCAAAGGACATAGCAGGAGCTTACTCTCCTTGGTCAGAAAAGAGCTTTACAATAGTAAATTCAGCACCAACAGTAACATTAACAGCCACACCAACAAGAACTGTTAAGGATGGTAAATTCTTCGTTGATATAAAGGCAACAGCCAATGATGCAGATGGAGATGCAACCACCTTGGAATATGAAGGGAGAACCAGTGATAACTATTATTCAGTAGGCACACACACAGTTCGTGTCCGAGCAAAGGACATAGCAGGAGCTTACTCTCCTTGGGCAGAAAAGAGCTTTACAATTGCAAACTCAGCACCAACAGTAACATTAACAGCCACACCAACAAGAACTGTTAAGGATGGTAAATTCTTCGTTGATATAAAGGCAACAGCCAATGATGCAGATGGAGATGCAACCACCTTGGAATATGAAGGGAGAACCAGTGATAACTATTATTCAGTAGGTACACATACGGTTCGTGTCCGAGCAAGGGATATAGCAGGAGCATACTCCTCTTGGGCAGAAAAGAGCTTTACAATTGCAAACTCAGCACCGACTACTCCTGTAATTACTAGGACACCTAGCGGGAATAGTGTTGCTCCTGGTACTAATGTGACCATTACAGCTAAGAGCACTGATGCAGACAATGATCCAATTACCTATGTTTGGGAGGGACGTAATGCAGAAACACAAGTCTATCCATTAGGGAAAAATACAGTTCGTGTAAAGGCTGTGGATTCTACGGGTGCAGAATCTCCTTGGGCTGCGATTGTATTCTTTATAGCTGATTCAAACGGTGGTGGGGGTATGACGCTAACTGGCCCTGATTCAGTGATTCTAGAAAATGGATTGGATGGTGCGACTATTAGTGAATATACATTTACTGTCCCTCCTGTATCAGGACATAGTGGAAGTGACCATGGACGTGTTCGTGGATATAATGTGTTGACCAGACAATGGGATCAGCTTGACTATGGAACAACCAGCAATGGAATAACATTCAGCAGAACTTTAAGTACTGGAGTTTATTCTAAACTAGAATTTTATTATTACACAAACCATAATTGCATGTACAACAAATCAAATATAACCTATTCAGTGAGTTATCATTTTGAATAA
- a CDS encoding DUF6133 family protein, giving the protein MFGKVNELRLGKVTAIKTAVSNNRGEGYIDTAVKILIAVVLGALLLAGLYMLFGDVVMPTLNERIQEMFNYAG; this is encoded by the coding sequence ATGTTTGGTAAAGTAAATGAGTTAAGGTTAGGAAAAGTTACTGCAATAAAAACAGCAGTGAGTAACAATCGTGGAGAAGGCTATATTGATACAGCAGTAAAGATACTCATTGCTGTAGTATTAGGAGCACTGCTCTTAGCGGGATTATACATGTTATTCGGTGATGTAGTTATGCCGACTTTGAATGAAAGAATCCAAGAAATGTTCAATTATGCAGGGTAA
- a CDS encoding transposase, with product MSIKYSQLTLAENFSECQDLLTSDTSTFFSLLEEHINLCDFIPVEFYCAFHLSIGRKRDYPLKGFLSALILQKILTIPTDALLINLLSLCRELRDFCGFTKVPDAPMFTRFKQTFIPQLELMFSKMVDYTEPICQAIDSTLASIITLDTSGIELYVKENNPKYLNTLIRQLKTYYKNNLNVDPYKMAYGLMPSQATSSPDAKQMYINGHFCYADKFAIITNGLGLVRNIAFLDDDFKQKHQDIEIDKKSDSPDEDKSIGDSSALKPVLQDFFELHPDFHPSTFLGDSAFDTIETYTFLKDEFNFKKAIIPYNTRNESTLKKVGYNEYGYPLCPNDSSLVMKYCGPCREKGRADRIKWICPKVHMERGQFVCNCDNPCSTAKKGRTTYTYENMSFRMFPGLQRDSDEWNELYKIRTVVERAINHFKMNMCIAGRKSRDHLTTKADVLIAGIASQFTAIIAHRLSCPQYLRSLKPLIA from the coding sequence ATGTCTATTAAATACTCTCAGCTAACACTTGCTGAAAATTTCAGTGAATGTCAAGATTTACTAACATCTGACACATCTACATTCTTCTCACTATTAGAAGAACATATTAATTTATGTGATTTCATACCAGTGGAATTTTACTGTGCTTTCCACTTATCAATAGGCAGAAAAAGGGATTATCCTTTAAAAGGATTTTTATCTGCTTTAATATTGCAGAAGATATTAACCATTCCTACTGATGCTTTACTTATCAATTTACTTTCTTTATGTCGCGAATTGCGTGATTTCTGTGGTTTTACAAAAGTGCCTGACGCCCCTATGTTTACACGTTTTAAACAGACCTTTATACCTCAATTAGAGCTTATGTTCTCTAAAATGGTTGACTATACTGAACCTATCTGTCAAGCTATCGATTCTACCCTTGCTTCAATTATTACACTTGATACTTCCGGAATTGAATTATATGTTAAAGAAAACAATCCTAAGTATTTGAATACTCTCATTAGACAGCTTAAAACTTACTATAAGAATAATCTTAACGTTGATCCATACAAAATGGCTTATGGTCTAATGCCTTCTCAAGCTACATCTTCTCCTGATGCTAAACAGATGTACATTAATGGTCATTTCTGTTATGCCGACAAATTTGCTATTATCACCAATGGTTTAGGACTTGTGCGTAATATTGCTTTCTTGGATGATGACTTCAAACAAAAGCATCAAGATATTGAAATTGACAAGAAATCCGATTCCCCTGACGAGGATAAATCAATCGGTGATTCTTCTGCATTAAAACCGGTTTTACAAGACTTCTTTGAACTTCATCCTGATTTTCACCCATCGACTTTTCTTGGAGATTCCGCCTTTGATACTATTGAAACCTATACTTTTTTAAAAGATGAATTTAATTTTAAAAAAGCAATTATCCCTTACAATACAAGGAATGAAAGTACTCTTAAAAAAGTTGGTTACAATGAATATGGTTATCCATTATGTCCAAATGACTCCTCTTTGGTTATGAAATATTGTGGGCCTTGCCGTGAAAAGGGTCGTGCCGACCGTATAAAATGGATATGCCCTAAAGTTCATATGGAAAGAGGTCAATTTGTTTGTAATTGTGACAATCCGTGCAGCACTGCCAAAAAAGGTAGAACTACTTACACTTATGAAAATATGAGTTTTCGTATGTTTCCAGGCTTACAACGTGATTCTGATGAATGGAATGAGTTGTATAAAATACGTACTGTTGTAGAAAGAGCCATTAACCATTTTAAAATGAACATGTGCATAGCCGGAAGAAAATCTCGTGACCATCTTACTACTAAAGCTGATGTGCTTATTGCAGGAATTGCTAGTCAATTCACAGCAATTATCGCACACAGATTAAGTTGTCCACAGTATCTTAGAAGTCTTAAACCACTAATTGCATAA
- a CDS encoding prepilin peptidase produces the protein MQVNSILQGVLFYFLLLAASYTDIKRREIPDIVCLLLVLAGLMNFSYINLLGIFVALPFLIAAVLKENSIGGGDIKLTASASIVLGFWKGTYGLIIGLSSLVVFYLLFVLISKIEKKQVAKNLSMPLAPFLGIGFIIMYFI, from the coding sequence ATGCAGGTTAATAGCATCTTACAAGGGGTGCTTTTTTATTTTCTGCTTTTGGCGGCCTCTTATACAGATATTAAAAGAAGAGAGATTCCAGATATAGTTTGTTTGCTCCTTGTATTAGCAGGATTGATGAATTTTAGTTATATAAATCTATTGGGAATATTTGTTGCATTACCCTTTCTTATAGCAGCAGTACTGAAAGAAAATAGTATCGGTGGGGGTGATATTAAGCTAACTGCTTCAGCAAGTATTGTCCTTGGATTTTGGAAGGGGACCTATGGACTAATAATAGGGCTTAGCTCTTTAGTAGTATTTTATTTATTATTTGTACTGATATCTAAGATAGAGAAAAAGCAAGTGGCAAAGAACTTATCTATGCCACTTGCTCCTTTTTTAGGGATAGGTTTTATAATAATGTATTTTATATAG
- a CDS encoding ParA family protein, which translates to MLNFKKKSIFARKTEEKTEEEILHGGVLAVWGSPGSGKTILAAKLAKYLADKKKNTVLLLCDMTAPMLPCICPPSDLEHEKSLGSILAATHVNEALVKHNMITHKKLSYLTILGMLKGENEYTYPPYTEVQAGDLIENLRKIAPFVIIDCGSYIANDILSAVALMESDSVLRLANCDLKSISYLSSQLPLLRDSKWDSDKQYKVVSNLKPQQSVDNISQALGSVAFKLPHSQELEEQYLAGNLFADLTMKDSRSFRKEIEKIAKEVFGC; encoded by the coding sequence TTGCTGAATTTCAAGAAGAAGAGTATCTTTGCACGAAAGACAGAGGAAAAAACAGAAGAAGAAATTCTGCATGGAGGGGTTTTGGCTGTCTGGGGAAGTCCCGGAAGCGGAAAAACAATTCTGGCTGCAAAGCTTGCCAAGTATCTTGCAGATAAGAAAAAGAATACAGTCCTATTACTATGTGATATGACAGCACCAATGCTGCCTTGTATCTGTCCCCCATCAGACCTTGAACATGAAAAATCCTTGGGAAGTATTCTTGCTGCAACCCATGTAAACGAGGCACTTGTAAAACATAATATGATTACCCATAAGAAACTATCATACCTGACGATTCTAGGTATGCTTAAAGGGGAAAATGAATATACCTATCCTCCTTATACAGAGGTTCAAGCAGGAGATCTGATTGAGAATTTACGTAAAATAGCACCATTTGTCATTATTGACTGCGGTAGTTATATAGCAAATGATATTTTATCTGCAGTTGCACTTATGGAATCTGACTCAGTTTTAAGATTGGCTAATTGTGATTTGAAAAGTATAAGTTATTTATCAAGCCAATTACCACTGCTTCGTGACAGTAAATGGGATTCAGATAAGCAATATAAGGTAGTATCAAATCTAAAGCCGCAGCAGAGTGTTGATAATATAAGTCAAGCACTTGGAAGTGTGGCTTTTAAACTTCCACATTCACAGGAACTGGAAGAACAATATCTTGCAGGAAACCTCTTTGCAGATTTAACAATGAAGGACAGCAGATCCTTTCGTAAGGAAATTGAGAAGATTGCAAAGGAGGTATTTGGTTGCTAG
- the cpaB gene encoding Flp pilus assembly protein CpaB, giving the protein MGFLKNRTVIGVICILLSLLICFGLTPLFNKGMSQKTEIVRVTKEIKAGDEITKDMVQSVEVGGFNLPENVIRSKETIIGKYAKSDLGIGDYILNTKVSDIPAAENAYLYNLDGSKQAISITIKTFANGLSGKLQSGDIVSVIAPDYKKQGKTVIPAELKYVEVISVTASSGYDANTGDQSIEDERELPSTVTLLVSPEQGNILAELEADSKLHLSLVYRGTPENTKKFTDMQEEIIEKLYSEEQEEIDEEVSEEGIAEDTREGEVE; this is encoded by the coding sequence ATGGGTTTTTTAAAGAATAGAACAGTAATCGGAGTGATTTGTATCTTATTATCACTTCTTATATGCTTTGGACTTACACCACTGTTTAATAAAGGTATGAGTCAGAAGACGGAAATTGTAAGGGTAACAAAGGAGATTAAAGCAGGGGATGAAATCACAAAGGATATGGTTCAATCTGTGGAAGTAGGAGGTTTTAATCTGCCTGAAAATGTAATTCGTAGTAAAGAGACAATCATTGGTAAGTATGCCAAATCAGATTTAGGGATTGGAGATTATATTTTAAATACAAAAGTATCAGACATCCCAGCAGCTGAAAATGCCTATTTATATAATCTTGACGGAAGTAAACAAGCAATATCTATTACCATTAAGACCTTTGCCAATGGCCTCTCTGGAAAACTTCAAAGCGGGGATATTGTATCTGTAATTGCACCTGATTATAAAAAACAAGGAAAAACAGTTATTCCAGCAGAACTTAAATATGTAGAAGTGATTTCTGTAACTGCTTCATCAGGATACGATGCAAATACAGGCGACCAGTCAATTGAAGATGAAAGAGAACTGCCATCAACTGTAACTCTTCTAGTGTCTCCTGAACAAGGAAATATTCTTGCTGAGCTAGAAGCAGACTCGAAATTGCATTTATCCTTGGTATATAGAGGAACACCAGAAAATACAAAGAAGTTTACTGATATGCAGGAAGAAATAATAGAGAAACTCTACTCAGAAGAACAAGAAGAAATAGATGAAGAAGTATCAGAAGAAGGCATAGCTGAGGATACAAGAGAGGGCGAGGTGGAATAA